Sequence from the Flavobacterium sp. TR2 genome:
CACTCTTCCTGACGAAATGGTTTTTATCATGTATCATCAGGTAAACGAATTGATCTTTAAAATGATTTTGTGGGAAATTGACCAGATTGCCGAAACGGAAAACATTCAGGTCGATTTTTTCAGCGAAAGATTATCAAGAATCACAAGGTATTTTGATATGCTTACCAATTCGTTCAGCATTATGGAAAACGGAATGGAAGTAGACCAATATATGAAGTTCAGAAACACTCTTACACCTGCAAGCGGATTCCAGAGTGCACAATATAGAATGATCGAATTTGCTTCTACTGATGTCATCAATTTGACAGACCGCAGATACAAAGCAAACTTTGATGAAAATACCGATTTGGAAACCAGTTTTGAACACCTTTATTGGCAAGCTGCCGGAAAAGATTATCACACTGGCGAAAAATCATATTTGCTGAATGAATTTGAGAAAAAATACAAAGAGCAATTTTTAAGACAAATGGCTTCGTTTAAGACAAAAAACATTTGGCAAAAATTTACTCAATTACCAGTTGAAGACCAGCAAAATACAGAACTGATTGCGGCAATGCGCCATTACGACAAAACTGTAAATATCACTTGGGTAATGCAGCACCTTAATACTGCCAGAAAATATATTTTGGAAAGCGGAAAAGGCAATGGCGAAGCAACCGGAGGAAGCGACTGGCAAAAATATATGCACCCAAAATACCAAAGACGCATCTTTTTTCCTAAATTGTGGACCGAAGAAGAATTGTCCAATTGGGGAAATGAAACCGAAGTTTAATTTCACCACAAAAAATTTATAAAGTTTGAAAAAAGCAGTCGTAATTTTAATTGTCTTGTTTTCTATTTTTTCATGTAAAAAAGAAGAAGAAAAAGTAGAAGCAAAAATTACTAAACCAACAACCAAAAAAATAGAATTCGGTTTTAATTACGCAGACTTTAATGTTGTTAATGACACTATTTCAAAAGGAGATTCTTTTGGCTCAATCATGCAAAGCCAAAATATTGGAGACAAAAAAGTAAATGAAATTGTTGAACAGGTAAAAGATTCTTTCAATGTGAGAAACATTCGTTACGGAAAACCTTTTACTTTGCTTCGCGCCAAAAACAAAACCAACAATCTTCAGGTTTTTATTTATCAGCCAGATGCTTTAAGTTATTATGTGATAGATCTGAGAGACAGCATTGCCAAAGCATACAAAAAAATAAAACCTGTCACTTTAAAACGAAAAATTATTGGAGGCGTTTTAAAAAGCTCATTATCTGAAACTTTAGGAAACGAAAGTGTCGAAACCGCTTTGGCAAGCAGAATTACAAAAGTCTTTTCTTGGTCTATTGACTTCTTCAAATTAAAAAAAGGTGATCGTTACGGGTTAATTTTCACAGAACGATTTATTAACGGAAAAACGTATGACGGAGTTGAAGATCTCGAAGCCGCATTTTTTGAATATAAAGGAAAAATAATTTATGCTTTTCCTTTTGAAAGAGACACGACTTCTGGGAAAATCGAATATTATGACGACCAAGGGAAAACACTTAAAAATTTCTTCCTCAAAACTCCGATCAAATTCAGCCGAATCACTTCAAGATTCACCATGAATAGATTTCATCCCGTGCAGCACACTTGGAAAGCGCATAAAGGAACCGATTATGCGGCTCCAACCGGAACACCAATTTCAACGACGGCATCAGGAGTTGTGGAAACTACTGGATATACAGCAGGTAACGGAAACTTTGTAAAAGTAAAACACAACGGAACCTACTCTACTCAATATTTGCATATGTCTAAAATCTTGGTTCGTCGCGGACAGCGCGTTACACAAGGTCAGACCATTGGTTTGGTTGGAAGCACAGGCTTAGCTTCTGGTCCTCACGTTTGCTATCGTTTCTGGAAAAATGGCGTACAAGTAGATGCACTTCGATTGAATCTTCCAACAGGAGAATCTCTAACAGGAAATGACAGAACTCGTTTTATGACACAGATCGAACCTCTGAAAAGAGAATTGGACAGTATTGGCAATTTGTAAGAATAAAACCTTATTTTAGCAAAAAAAAAAAAACAAAGCCAACAATCAGGTCTATATGAAATTTAAAAACTTATTTCTGCTTCTTACTTTAGCAGTAAATTTTTCTTTTGCCCAAAACAACACTATAGTCACTCGTGATTACGGAAGTTCTAATAAAGACATTCAAGCTCTTATTGAATTTGAAAAAATTTATATGGAGCAGCTCAATTTTGAAGGCGAAAACCTCAAAGGAAAAGTATACACCATAAATCTACAGGAATTCATAGACGGGAAACTAGCAAACAAATCTAAACTTTTTGACGGGTTTGGAGAAAAAAGCGATCATTTTACAATAAAATCAACAAAAGAATCAGTACGTTTTTTATTTAAACTGGCAGATGGAAAGTTAAAAACATACATAATTTGCCGAGAAGCCAAAAGTAAAAAATCTTATTTTGACTTAAAAGATGATTCCGAAAATTACGTGATGAAAGATTTTTTCGGAAAAGAAACAGAATTGAACATAAATGCCAATCAAGAAACACCTATTCTTGCAATTATAACTCCAACAAGGTACGCCGACGGCTTCAGTTCTTATTGTGACGTTGTACAATCAGATGTTAAACCGGAAAATCTTGGAACACATTTTAATATTCCGCATTACTTTTTAGTAACAATTCAGTTCAAATAAGAAGCAATCATGAAAAATGAACGTCTTAAAACCCTGTATCATGAAACTTTTTCTGGCCTAAAATTATTTTACAGAGACACAAATCTTACTGAAAATTTAATTTTAAACTATAAAGTTGGACGAATCATTCAAGAAAGAGGTTTTACTGATATGAGTTCAATTGGCGGAGGACTTTCTGGAAATTTGAGATATTTAATTGCCAGTGCTCACGCCAAAGATTTGTCGAAATTTAATCCTGATTCGGCAAAAATTGGCCATTATCTTTTAGACTCAATCTCGTATTTCAAAGTATTAGACATTCAAAAAATTGATGATAAAACACAAGTCTTTCTTTTGAATATTCCAGACAATTCAATTTCGCTTTTCAAAAACTCATCATCAAACCTAGAAGAAGAAATTACAGAAAAAGCTCAAAAACGCTTTCGCGAAAAAATCGATTTACCTCTAATTCCAGAATTACAAACCGAAGAATGGAAAGAAAGAACCAAATTTCCGCTTGGAATGGATGAAAACGGCCAATTCTTTTTTGATGATTCTAAAATTAAAACTGAATCTCCAAAAAGAATTGATGTTGACATTGATAAAAAAGTTATCGAAATCAATAAGAAGCCTTGGTGGAAGTTTTGGTAAAACGCAAAAACAAAACGAGTTAACACTTTTATATTTACAGTTCATTTTTTACTTTGATAAAATGACACCTACTATCAATAAACCAATCAAAACAGTCACAAGACTAGCAATTTTTCTATTTCTGCAAACTTCATTTGGGCAAACGCTCAATGACTGCTCCATATGCAAAACACAGCTAATTAAAAAAGAACAAGTTAAAGATCTAAATGCAGACAACATTAGACTTTTAACCAACGAAATCTTTGCAAGAAATGGCTATATGTTTGAGAACTCTAGATTTCAAGAATATTTTGAGAACAAAGCTTGGTACAAATCAATTGGAGACAATAAGAAAATAGTCTTAAATGATACTGAAAAGAAAAATATCGCTTTTTTAAAAGAGATCACAAAGACTTTAGAAGATCAGAAAAAGGAGCTGACTTCGCAGCTTAAAAATTTTAAAGAGCTTGTTAACCAAGATAAGACCAACGAATTGAAAGGCGCTTTCAATTTTGGCTACGAAAAAAATAATTCTGAGGAAAAGAAATTGCTAAAAGAAGTTTTCAGCAAAATAAACCTTGACGATATAAATTATTATAAGAACAAAGGAATGTTTAAAACGACTGAGGATAATGGTTTTGTCCAAATTGAATATATGGTTTATATTGAAAATGACGAAATAACTATTTCATATAATTATATGACTCATTCAAAAATCATTGACAATTTTGATGAATATACCGATTATCACTCTGAAAATGAGTTCAGCTATAACTGGCAATTTAAATTTTCCAAAAACAAACTCAATTATATAAGGCTTGCAGTTGCAGGATAATTTACCAAGCCAAATACACTTAAAACGTTTTCGCAACTAATTGTTATATAATCGCAAACCGTTCCCCTTTTAAAAGTTATTTCAGTATTTTTGTGTTTCAGAAAACAAACTCAATTATAGATAAAAATGGCTTTAAACACAACAAACCCAACTGGGACTGAAGCGTGGAAAAATCTACAAAACCACTATAACGCAATTCACGAAACCACCATACAAGAATTGTTTCAACAAGATAGTGCCCGTGCTGAAAAATTCAATTTGCAATGGAATGATTTTTTAGTAGATTACTCAAAAAACAATATTAGTCAGGAAACTGTTTCTCTTTTATTAGAACTAGCAAACTCGATTGGATTGAAAGATGCAATCGCACAATATTTTGGAGGAGAATTAATCAATCAGACCGAAAACCGTGCGGTTTTACACACAGCATTACGTGCTCCAGAGTCAGCAGTTATTAAAGTAGACGGAGAAAATGTAATTCCTGAAGTTTTTGAAGTAAAAAATAAAATCAAAAATTTTACTGAAGAAGTAATCTCTGGACAAAGAAAAGGATATACAGGTAAAGCTTTTACAGATATCGTAAACATCGGAATTGGCGGTTCTGACCTTGGTCCAGTTATGGCTGTTGAAGCATTGCAATTCTATAAAAATCATTTGAATACACATTTTGTTTCAAACGTTGATGGCGATCACGTAAATGAGGTGATTAAAAAATTGAATCCTGAAACCACTTTATTTTTAATTGTTTCTAAAACTTTTACTACTCAGGAAACACTTTCAAATTCAGAAACTATTAAAGAATGGTTCTTGTCCCAAGAATTCGGGACGGCTACTCAAGAAGATATTGCAAAACACTTTGTGGCTGTTTCTACAAACATCCAAAAAGTAACAGAATTCGGAATTAACCCAGACAATATTTTCCCGATGTGGGATTGGGTTGGAGGAAGATTTTCTCTTTGGAGCGCAGTTGGCTTAAGTATTGCCTTGGCAATTGGCTTTGACAATTACAACCAATTATTAGTCGGAGCTAATGAAATGGATGAGCATTTCAAATCGGCTGAGTTTGACAAAAACATTCCTGTTATTTTAGCTTTATTAAGTGTTTGGTACAATAATTTTTATGGTGCCGAAAGCGAAGCTTTAATTCCGTACACACAATACTTATCAAAATTAGCTCCTTATTTGCAGCAAGCAACTATGGAAAGTAACGGAAAAAGTGTTGGACGCGACGGCAAACCTGTTAACTATCAAACTGGAACAATTATTTGGGGAGAACCAGGAACCAACTCACAGCATGCTTTCTTTCAATTAATTCATCAAGGAACAAAAAGAATCCCAACTGATTTTATTGGATTCGTGAAGCCTCTTTACGGAAACGAAGATCATCATAATAAATTGATGTCTAACTTTTTTGCTCAAACTGAAGCCTTAATGAACGGAAAAACAGAAGCGCAGGTTCAGGCAGAATTTGACAAGCAAGGATTAGCTGCTGAAAAAGCATCTTATTTATTGCCTTTTAAAGTTTTCACCGGAAACAAACCGACCAATACAATTTTGATTCAAAAGCTCACACCAAAAAGCTTAGGTTCTTTGATTGCATTGTATGAGCACAAGATTTTTGTTCAAGGAGTTATCTGGAACATTTTCAGCTTTGATCAATGGGGAGTTGAATTGGGCAAACAATTAGCTAATTCGATTTTAGACGAAATCAATTCTAAAACTGTTAAAAGCCACGACAGCTCAACATCGTTTTTGCTGAATCATTTCTTAAAAAACAAATAGCAGATCAAAATCTGAAATTTTGTAACATATTGAAAACGTCTTAATTTAATCGAAATTAAGACGTTTTTTCATACAAAGAACCGCCAAAAAACACCAAAAAGGGGTCAATTTGCACGTTTTCGCTTACAGCCTCGTTCAAATTATTGCATTTTTAACAAAAAAAGCTATTCAAAACTCAATAAAACGATATTTTTTTTACACAAAAAAGAAAAATTCATTTTAATACGCAGCACAAAAGACAAAACTTATTTTTCTTAACATTTCGATAACATTATCTGAGTTATTTGTTATAATTTTGCCAAAAACAATAAACTCAATAACAACATGAAGAAAATGAAAAATTGGTTACTGACTGGACTATTTTTTATGATAGTTTCGACCGTATTTTCTCAAGGAAAAGTTACTGGTAAAATTACCGACGGAACAGGCGGATTACCAGGAGCAAATGTAGTGATCAAAGGATCTACTATAGCAACTTCAACAGATTTTGATGGTAAATTTACACTTACATCGCCATCAAGCACAGGAGAGATTGTAATCTCTTTTTTAGGTTATGACAACCAAACTGTAAAATTTACAGTAGCAAATGGTGCAACTACCAACTTAGGAACAATCACTTTGGCTTCTAATTCAAACGAATTGAGCGAGATTGTTGTAAAAAGTACAGTTGTAGATATTGCAAAAGACAGAAAAACACCAGTAGCGGTTTCTACAATTAAAGCTGCTGAAATTCAAGAAAAACTTGGAACTCAAGAGTTTCCAGAGATTTTAAGAAACACGCCTTCTGTTTACGTTACTAAATCAGGTGGTGGTTTTGGAGACGCTAGAATTAACATTCGTGGTTTCAACCAAAATAACATCGCTGTTATGATTAACGGTATGCCAGTTAACGATATGGAAAATGGTTC
This genomic interval carries:
- a CDS encoding tryptophan 2,3-dioxygenase family protein, coding for MNPTDHSEAILKEIDLKFQAINQKTDVQLEGLLWAKPITYWDYIQTDALLNLQIQRTTLPDEMVFIMYHQVNELIFKMILWEIDQIAETENIQVDFFSERLSRITRYFDMLTNSFSIMENGMEVDQYMKFRNTLTPASGFQSAQYRMIEFASTDVINLTDRRYKANFDENTDLETSFEHLYWQAAGKDYHTGEKSYLLNEFEKKYKEQFLRQMASFKTKNIWQKFTQLPVEDQQNTELIAAMRHYDKTVNITWVMQHLNTARKYILESGKGNGEATGGSDWQKYMHPKYQRRIFFPKLWTEEELSNWGNETEV
- a CDS encoding peptidoglycan DD-metalloendopeptidase family protein, which codes for MKKAVVILIVLFSIFSCKKEEEKVEAKITKPTTKKIEFGFNYADFNVVNDTISKGDSFGSIMQSQNIGDKKVNEIVEQVKDSFNVRNIRYGKPFTLLRAKNKTNNLQVFIYQPDALSYYVIDLRDSIAKAYKKIKPVTLKRKIIGGVLKSSLSETLGNESVETALASRITKVFSWSIDFFKLKKGDRYGLIFTERFINGKTYDGVEDLEAAFFEYKGKIIYAFPFERDTTSGKIEYYDDQGKTLKNFFLKTPIKFSRITSRFTMNRFHPVQHTWKAHKGTDYAAPTGTPISTTASGVVETTGYTAGNGNFVKVKHNGTYSTQYLHMSKILVRRGQRVTQGQTIGLVGSTGLASGPHVCYRFWKNGVQVDALRLNLPTGESLTGNDRTRFMTQIEPLKRELDSIGNL
- a CDS encoding YARHG domain-containing protein produces the protein MTPTINKPIKTVTRLAIFLFLQTSFGQTLNDCSICKTQLIKKEQVKDLNADNIRLLTNEIFARNGYMFENSRFQEYFENKAWYKSIGDNKKIVLNDTEKKNIAFLKEITKTLEDQKKELTSQLKNFKELVNQDKTNELKGAFNFGYEKNNSEEKKLLKEVFSKINLDDINYYKNKGMFKTTEDNGFVQIEYMVYIENDEITISYNYMTHSKIIDNFDEYTDYHSENEFSYNWQFKFSKNKLNYIRLAVAG
- the pgi gene encoding glucose-6-phosphate isomerase codes for the protein MALNTTNPTGTEAWKNLQNHYNAIHETTIQELFQQDSARAEKFNLQWNDFLVDYSKNNISQETVSLLLELANSIGLKDAIAQYFGGELINQTENRAVLHTALRAPESAVIKVDGENVIPEVFEVKNKIKNFTEEVISGQRKGYTGKAFTDIVNIGIGGSDLGPVMAVEALQFYKNHLNTHFVSNVDGDHVNEVIKKLNPETTLFLIVSKTFTTQETLSNSETIKEWFLSQEFGTATQEDIAKHFVAVSTNIQKVTEFGINPDNIFPMWDWVGGRFSLWSAVGLSIALAIGFDNYNQLLVGANEMDEHFKSAEFDKNIPVILALLSVWYNNFYGAESEALIPYTQYLSKLAPYLQQATMESNGKSVGRDGKPVNYQTGTIIWGEPGTNSQHAFFQLIHQGTKRIPTDFIGFVKPLYGNEDHHNKLMSNFFAQTEALMNGKTEAQVQAEFDKQGLAAEKASYLLPFKVFTGNKPTNTILIQKLTPKSLGSLIALYEHKIFVQGVIWNIFSFDQWGVELGKQLANSILDEINSKTVKSHDSSTSFLLNHFLKNK